One genomic window of Caldivirga maquilingensis IC-167 includes the following:
- a CDS encoding NUDIX hydrolase, with protein sequence MASSILKPSNGEAWAAVAVILKECPDAMVLVGKRVMNPRDPWSGDAALPGGHYETSDGDLLNTAIRETMEETGIDLRKVGRVVTVLNVEHPRNMPNLNVLPIVFKVDCNVDVVNTASGEFEYLKWIKLSELPNADKVTVVKGNARKAIILGDMIIWGMTRRILCRLYNMYKGEGNTMRN encoded by the coding sequence ATGGCCTCTAGCATACTTAAGCCAAGTAATGGGGAAGCATGGGCGGCGGTTGCTGTAATATTGAAGGAGTGCCCAGACGCCATGGTACTGGTGGGTAAGAGAGTTATGAATCCAAGGGATCCATGGAGCGGGGACGCTGCCTTACCTGGTGGGCATTATGAGACTAGTGATGGGGATTTACTTAACACTGCGATTAGGGAAACCATGGAGGAGACGGGGATAGATTTAAGGAAGGTAGGTAGAGTGGTGACTGTACTTAATGTTGAGCACCCAAGGAATATGCCTAACCTTAACGTCTTACCCATAGTGTTTAAGGTTGACTGCAATGTTGATGTAGTTAACACGGCTAGTGGTGAATTCGAGTACCTTAAGTGGATTAAGTTAAGTGAATTACCTAACGCAGACAAGGTTACTGTGGTTAAGGGTAACGCCAGAAAGGCCATAATTCTAGGGGACATGATTATATGGGGTATGACTAGGAGAATACTGTGTAGGCTCTACAACATGTATAAGGGAGAGGGGAATACTATGAGGAATTAG
- a CDS encoding TusE/DsrC/DsvC family sulfur relay protein has product MSLKYMEVGGRKIELDEDGFLKDPSTWNEEVAKILCREECRDPDTGQMGVMKDEHWKVVKYLRQYWERFGMCPPIRMLVKETGIPLQRIYQLFPNGPAKGACRVAGAPKPTGCV; this is encoded by the coding sequence ATGTCCCTCAAGTACATGGAGGTAGGCGGAAGGAAGATTGAGCTAGATGAGGATGGTTTCCTAAAGGATCCATCAACATGGAATGAGGAAGTGGCTAAAATACTATGCAGGGAGGAGTGCCGTGACCCAGATACTGGGCAAATGGGCGTTATGAAGGATGAGCATTGGAAGGTTGTTAAGTACTTAAGACAATACTGGGAGAGATTCGGCATGTGCCCACCAATAAGGATGCTCGTTAAGGAAACGGGAATACCGCTTCAGAGGATATATCAATTATTCCCAAATGGGCCAGCTAAGGGAGCTTGTAGGGTTGCTGGTGCACCCAAACCCACTGGTTGCGTGTAA
- a CDS encoding winged helix-turn-helix transcriptional regulator, producing MGSVNVTDDYREELNEVAALWGRVVPYLDEQESSILKAVVENNGITLYRLSRVTGLAFSTVFKKTRKLSSKGVITISKNGKCNSYSATVLGLIICLAKSCLDKEYVAFKLLRIMSDLGISNINELLKILKVAGSSVSAKEVTNIRNPSDLLYMVLKGTANIDRSIISLIRYQLMSS from the coding sequence ATGGGTAGCGTGAATGTAACTGATGATTATAGGGAGGAATTGAATGAAGTAGCCGCATTATGGGGTAGGGTAGTACCCTACTTAGATGAGCAGGAGTCAAGCATCCTAAAGGCTGTAGTGGAGAATAACGGTATAACACTCTACAGGTTATCAAGGGTAACTGGGTTAGCCTTCAGTACTGTTTTTAAGAAAACCAGGAAGTTAAGTAGTAAAGGTGTAATAACCATATCTAAGAATGGTAAGTGCAATAGCTACAGCGCCACTGTACTGGGGCTTATAATATGCCTAGCCAAGTCCTGTCTAGATAAGGAGTATGTTGCATTTAAGCTACTTAGAATAATGAGCGACTTAGGTATAAGTAACATAAATGAATTACTTAAGATACTTAAGGTAGCGGGATCCTCAGTATCCGCTAAGGAAGTAACTAATATTAGGAATCCAAGTGATTTACTCTACATGGTGTTGAAAGGTACTGCTAACATTGATAGATCAATAATAAGCCTAATAAGGTACCAGTTAATGTCCTCCTAA